The Oreochromis aureus strain Israel breed Guangdong linkage group 16, ZZ_aureus, whole genome shotgun sequence genome includes the window CGCCTCGAGCTAGATCAGCTCAATTATGAAAAGCCACTTGATGTAATGCAGCTGAACCTGTTCATTGGCTTGACGGGGAGTGGAACTGGGAGGAGACTTGACAGAAATTGCTTTGTTTATTACTTTATTGTTAGTTAGTCGTCGAATGTCCAATGAGCTGTCTGTCTTCTCACTGAGTTTAAAGGTTCCCACACATCGCAACCAACACACCAGACTGGGAGAGCTGCAGGAGTTCTCATTTTAACCTAAATAACCACGAGTCAGCCATGAATTATCAACAGCAGGTAagtttctatctatctatactgACTGGACACTTTTACCTTCAGAGCTGCTTTAAtacttcatggcatagattcaacaaggtggtgAGATCCATGCTTCCATGatgtttatgcaaaattctgACCCTAATACCCGAGTGTTGGAGGAAAAATGGAGACTCATTGAATCAGGCAACATTTTACCCATCTTCTATTCTTCAGTTTTAGTGAGTGtcttgttcttagctgacaggagtgttACTCAGCGTGGTCTTGTGCTGCTAtagcccatctgctttaaggttccACGTGTTGTGCCTTTAGatgtgctcttctgcatacctctACTGGTATTTGAGGCACTGTTGCCTTTCTATCAGTTCGAAATATTTTGACCGCTGCCTGGAACCAGAGAACCACCACTCACTTGACATTTTCTCTGTTTCGGACCAATCTATGTAAACACTAAATATAGCTGTATGGAAAAATCCCagaagatcagcagtttctgaaatactcaaaccAGCCCGTCTGGTAAATAATACAAATGTTGTATAATATTGTTGCAACCTTAAATGTATTCAGATGATTAATGAAACTGGGTCAGTTTTACCTCTGACAAGCAGATTACCtatactaaaaaaaacaaatgtgtcagCCACTTTCTGTAATGTAGCTGAACCTGTTATCTGGGTACATGGGGAGTGGTAGTGAGTGGAGATGTGTCACTACTTGCTTCTTGTATTCTGATTATTTACTGTTATTAACACAGATTGATAACATCGTGTCCACTGCCAAATTTGGAGACTTGATTGAATTTTCCTACCCACTTGGATATTCGCACTGGGCCGTCTATGATGACGATGGACATGTAATCCATTTTGCGGTTGCAGGTGAGTAAAACATGAGTGCTGTTCATTGCATTCATTAAACAAGCAAATTTTAACACTAACATTTCttgtttccttttcctttttttttttcaagatgaGAAGCAACTAATGACAACTGTTCGTACTTATCTGCAAAAAATCATGCCAGTATGTGGGGACCTTCTCCTTGGAGAAACCAAGATTCGCAGAGTCCCTGTTGGTGAGGTCAATGTCCCACATGGAGCCCATGCGTTGGTCAGTAACAATCGCCATGCCTTCACACCTTCAGCACCTGAGGATATGAGGCTACGCCGTGACGCCCTTCTCAATCAATCCCTTCCATATAACCTTTTTACTCTTAACTGCGAGCACTTTGCCACTTTCATACGCTACGGGAAAGCTGTGTGCAACCAGGTAATGCCGTCACTCGAAAAAACTAATGATTATCATTTAAGATatgctcaaaaaaattaaaggaacgctttaaaaaaatctgaatagAAACATAAATCTTGCCTAGATATCTACTAACATGGACTGGGTAAAAGGATACCATATCATTTGATGGAAATCAAAATTACCAACTGACCgagggctgaattcaaagacaccggaaatcaaagtgaaaatatTTTGCGTTGCTTCCATTTTGATGAAATTTCCTTGTAGCAACTCAGAATGTCTCTGTAGTTTGTATGGCCTTCATGTGCTTGAAATCATGCATGATAATGTTGGGACATGCTCCTAATGAGACTATGAACGGTTTCCTGGGGGATCTCCTCCTAAATCTGGACCAGAGCATCACCGAGGACAGTCTGAGGTGCAACCTGACTGTGTTGGATGGACTGAAGCATATTGTCCCACAGGTGCTCTACTGGATTTAGGTTAGGTGAGCATGGGGGCCAGTCAATGGTACCAAAACCTTCCTCCAGGAACTAGCTGCATATTCTAGCCACATGAGGCCAGACACTGTTTGCAGCAGGAGGAAACCAGCACCCACTACACCAGCAGAGGGTCTTACAGTGGATGCAACGACTCTATCCCGATACCTAATAGCAGTCATGTGCCGTTGCCCAGCCTTTAGAGGTCTGCGTCGCTCCATGAATATACCTCCCCAGACCATCGCTAAACCACCACTAAACCGTTCATGCTGAACGATGTTACAGGCATATTAATGTTGTCCACAGCTTCTCCAGACCCTTCTCTCATCTGTTAAAAGCACAGCACACAAGTGGTGGATCTGCCAGTATTATATGGAAAGTACCAATGTGGCTCCACAGTGCTGAGCAGTGAGCACAGGGTACACTAGTGAATGTCAGGCACTCAGATCACCCTCATGAAGTCTGATTGTGATTGTTTAGTCAGAGGCACTGTGTCCCGTTGGACATCACTTTGTAGCTTTGGCAGTTCTCATGCTGTTCCTCCTTCCACAAAGGAGCAAATAACAGACCTGCTGATAGGTTAACGACTTTCTGCAGCCCTGTCTagctctcctagagtaactgccTGTCTTATAGAATCTCTTCCATGTTCTTGAGATTGTGCTGGGAAACATACTGATGTGGACTACCTATGCAACCTCTGTGGGGTCCAGATAGCACTTCATGCTATGAGTAATGACACTGACCCCAGCCAAATGCAAAAACCAGTGAAAAACCAGTCAGAAATAAGGAGGAGGGGAAAGATTCCAGTAGTATacctgtaaaaccattcctgttttggatgttgtctcattgttgcctCTTTAAtgcacctgttgttaatttcattaacaccaaaccAGCTGACACTGATTAACAACGCCCTCTGCTACTTAAATAACCTGATCAGTATCCCAGATGTTAATAGACTTCATGCAgtactctgattaaaaagtcTTCCTTTAAGTTGTTTGAGCAGCGTACAATATGAGAGAAAGTAAGTCAACAGCTTTGTCATCTGGACTGATTTATGAACTGCACTTCATATATCAGTCGGTACTGGAAATTTTACAAAACCAAATATTCTTTATATTAACAGGAAAATGGTCAGATTATTATTAGCAGTAGTAGAAGTATTGTGAGTATGAGTGCTAATCGTATTAATAACACTGTTATTGTTTCTTTAGATCCCTGCAAAACCCAAGAATGAAGAGTGCACAGGAGCAACTACAGTTTTCAAAGACATTGTCAACTCAAAGCAAACTGATTAGAAACGTtttcatttctacatatatgaACTTGTGCGGTGCCTCAGTTTGGTCTTTCTGAGtcacatcactgtaaatattCAACATGTTCTCTTTGTCTGGCCCTCTATAGAGTTTAgcctgattatttttttatttttttatgaagcCACTTATGGAATTGGCAGTATGTACAGCAAGGTTTAAACTTACTTGTTTTTTGCCCTTATTTATTAATTTGCAAATGCTTAGTTGAAAccgataaatattttttctcagcaaaatatctttaataatttctccagagaaaaaaacaatcttGGGATTCATAATTTGGCCGAGCAAAATCCCTGAAGCTATTAGATTTACCACGACAAACCATACACTGGCACGCTGAAAGCACGTGATGATCATAACGCCAAAAGATAACGtgtgataaaaaaacaaacaatgtagATACTGATGAGAATTAGAGACCGATACTAATATTAGGTCATTTCAAATCTGATGTTCTCATATAATATATCAGATATAATTTTCTGTTCAggcacaaaacataaacaaattaaCCTAACATttgttatttgtatttatttacttgtttactcGTTTATGCTCTGCCTGAGGCTGCTGGGATCAACCGCTTCCAACAGAGAAGCTGCAGGGTGCCCTCTGGTGGATGAACTATGCAACATCAACACTCAGTGTggtgaagggtgtttctcccatcttttcttaactttaaaaaaaaaaggttccttTATCAGCTGTTATAAATACTGATACCAATAAACATATATTGGATTAATGACCCAAGAACACAGAGTGGTTCTTCTGCTCTCAGGGATGACCACAGTGTATAAGTAGCGGATTTCCTCTCTTTGACATAGTTTTATGTTGATGTTAAAAGTGTGAGCAGCTTACCTCGATGTATAGCTGCTGTCAGTAAATGTGGTCTTATGCATATTTTATCTGAAAGCAAACTACTTGAAACAGTGTATTAAACAAAAGGCCACTCCAAGATCTCAAACATCCACCAAAGCTGATGACAACAACAATCTTGCAATGTTAATTTGGTTTCGCTGGAGTTCAgctgaagaagatgatgatggtcAAAATGAATGCAAGTTTCTGTCCTGCACCAGAGGGATGAAGTCAGACAACGCGTCAGCTAattcttcatcatcatcctaAACTGAGCAAGAGGATAAATCTCATCCAGCTGCTGTCCTGAAGGTGACATCTAACCCCAATTACACACTAAAGAGAccctgtttctgttttctagCTGAACAGTGTGGCAGCAAACATGGTGAACATGCTGCAGGGAACAGGTGAAATGGTGTGTAGTAAGAGTGCGGAGATTCTGGAGCTCCTGAGTCCACTGGGATGCTTTGGAGACAAATGTGTCCCAGTTTGTTGGGCTGGCGGCTCACCCCCTGCAGGTGCTGTCAGCACCGGCTGCACTGTAGCGCTTCCATagcttctcctccttctcctcatcCCTTTGTGATCAatcctgtgtttttcttttgttttcttttggttaTTTAAGCCAACTTCCTTTCCCTTGTCCCTCTGTAACCTCAATGTTCTTCTTCATTTCCATTTATTGATTCAGATTCAGTCCAGAGCTGGCCTGTGCCTCGCTGCTCTCCCTTGAGCCTGGTCTACAATCAGCTTACTTGGCATATGGAAATGTCTGTCACAGCCACGGACACATGGATGCACCTATAATCATGGAAGCTGAGCCGTAAAATGCTCTCTGATCAAACTGATTGAAGAAGACGAGAATATGCAAATGATTTCAACCCAAAGAGAACATTTAGAAAGCAGGAAAAAGTCTTCTTCAGAGAACTGAGAATTATAAAGGAAGCTCAGCCGAGATGAACTGCTTTAGGTTATGTTTCAAGCAAATGGATTCTCGGGAGAATAAGTCATGGATTTCCCTCAACACACTAGGCAGAACGTGGCAAATATGATTTGTTCAATCAAAAATACTCCTCTCAAACACACATGAGCACAGGACAGAAAGGGCAGACAGAAGTGAATTCCCAAAGAACCCGGTGCCTGCTCTGTTATGAAAAGAGTGACTCAAAAGATCAAATTTAATCCTTTACCCGCCCCTTGGGAACATCAGGGAGGACTCTGGCTTCATAAAGCAGTAAATATGATACTGGATGCAACCAGTGCATAATAAAAAAACCGCAACATATAACCTCATAATCTCAGATACACACTCTTTCAGGCTTCAGCAGAAAACTGGGTGTTATTCAGCAAGCAGCCTGCGTGGAAATAAACAACAGGCCGAAGCTTCCCACTACAAATCTATTTATGGAAGCTTTAGCCAATGACAGGCCCATTGCCACCATACTTTAAGCGTGGATATATGCTCATTCACCGACACTACCAAATAATAACAAACATTGCGTCATTATGTCTGCTGAAGCTCACTGAGGGAGGCAGCAGCACGGTGCTGCGGGTTGTGACCCACAGCTCATTTAGCactgttttaaattaaaaacaaatcagctgcacattttattttatttattttttgctacgACTGTAAAACACGTCTTATTGTGATCCCGCTGCGTGGCGGTGCTCTCGCTTTGAGGCAGCTTTCATATCTGGGAGCAAAAGCCCTCCAGAAACCGTGAAATAATAATATGAGGAatgagaaacaaacacaaatgtctAACCTTCAAGAGAAAAGCGATGGTTTCTTGTCATGCTGATGAGCATCCTGCGCGCATCGACGATGTCTGCAGTCGAGACTCGCCCTGACTCCCTCTGACACATCAGAGACGTAATACCTACACAGGTGGTAATGCCTCCTCCGTTCACTGGGGGGCGATG containing:
- the LOC116316157 gene encoding phospholipase A and acyltransferase 2-like; its protein translation is MNYQQQIDNIVSTAKFGDLIEFSYPLGYSHWAVYDDDGHVIHFAVADEKQLMTTVRTYLQKIMPVCGDLLLGETKIRRVPVGEVNVPHGAHALVSNNRHAFTPSAPEDMRLRRDALLNQSLPYNLFTLNCEHFATFIRYGKAVCNQIPAKPKNEECTGATTVFKDIVNSKQTD